The following proteins are encoded in a genomic region of Drosophila willistoni isolate 14030-0811.24 chromosome 3R, UCI_dwil_1.1, whole genome shotgun sequence:
- the LOC6647349 gene encoding protein D3: MDTAGIIPDIIDVKPAAKATVKYPSGVEVDLGKELTPTQVKDQPTVTWDADAGSLYTLLMVDPDAPTRADPKYREILHWAVINIPGDKVADGQVLAEYVGSGAPQGTGLHRYVFLVFKQNEKIVTDKFISKTTREPRINVKTRDYVAKYNFGAPVAGNFFEAQYDEYVPQLHAQFQKDGQ; the protein is encoded by the exons ATGGACACCGCTGGAATTATTCCCGACATTATCGATGTCAAGCCCGCCGCTAAGGCCACAGTTAAATATCCCTCTGGAGTTGAGGTCGATCTGGGCAAGGAATTGACTCCCACACAGGTTAAGGATCAACCCACAGTTACCTGGGATGCCGACGCTGGTTCACTGTACACTCTTCTGATGGTTGATCCGGATGCACCAACCCGTGCAGATCCCAAATACCGGGAGATTTTGCACTGGGCTGTGATCAATATTCCCGGCGATAAAGTAGCCGATGGTCAGGTTTTGGCCGAATATGTTGGATCAGGTGCTCCACAGGGTACCGGCTTGCATCGTTATGTGTTTTTGGTGTTcaagcaaaacgaaaaaattgtCACTGACAAATTCATATCGAAAAC TACACGGGAGCCCCGCATCAATGTGAAAACTCGCGATTACGTTGCAAAGTATAATTTTGGAGCACCTGTCGCTGGAAACTTCTTTGAAGCTCAATACGATGAATATGTTCCCCAACTCCATGCTCAGTTTCAGAAGGATGGACAATAA
- the LOC6648157 gene encoding protein D3 has translation MDTAGIIPDIIDVKPAAKATVSYPSGAQVELGKELTPTQVKDQPTVTWEADAGSLYTLLLVDPDAPSRADPKLREILHWAVINIPGNKVADGQVLAEYVGAAPADGTGLHRYVFLVFKQNDKITTDKFISKTTREGRVSVKARDYIAKYSFGGPVAGNFFQAQYDDYVPTLRAQVQ, from the exons ATGGACACCGCCGGCATTATTCCCGATATTATCGATGTCAAGCCCGCCGCTAAGGCTACGGTTTCATATCCCTCCGGAGCTCAGGTTGAGTTGGGCAAGGAACTGACACCCACACAGGTTAAGGATCAGCCGACAGTCACCTGGGAGGCCGACGCTGGATCTCTGTACACTCTTCTCTTGGTTGATCCCGATGCACCCAGCCGTGCCGATCCCAAATTGCGTGAGATTTTGCACTGGGCTGTGATCAATATTCCCGGCAATAAGGTCGCCGATGGTCAGGTATTGGCCGAATACGTTGGTGCTGCTCCAGCTGATGGTACGGGTCTGCATCGTTATGTGTTCTTGGTGTTCAAGCAGAATGACAAAATTACCACTGACAAATTCATTTCCAAGAC AACCCGTGAGGGACGCGTCAGTGTCAAGGCCCGCGACTACATTGCCAAGTACAGCTTTGGTGGTCCCGTTGCCGGTAACTTCTTCCAAGCCCAGTACGATGACTATGTGCCCACTCTGCGTGCCCAGGTTCAATAA
- the LOC6647348 gene encoding phosphatidylethanolamine-binding protein homolog F40A3.3 produces MEKIDFIDVKPSAKATISYPSGVEVDLGKELTPTQVKDQPTVTWEADAGSLYTLLLLNPAPPVREELKFKELLHWAVINIPGNKVADGQVLAEYIGSVAQEGLGLLRYVFLVFKQTEKITTDELLPKGIRDLRRVIKTRDYIAKYNLGAPVAGNFFEAQYDDYVPILQAQLK; encoded by the exons ATGGAGAAAATCGATTTTATCGACGTAAAGCCTTCAGCTAAGGCCACCATTTCGTATCCCTCTGGAGTTGAGGTCGATTTGGGCAAAGAGTTGACTCCCACTCAGGTTAAGGATCAGCCCACAGTTACCTGGGAAGCTGATGCTGGCTCCCTGTACACTCTTCTGTTGCTTAACCCAGCTCCTCCAGTCCGAGAAGAACTGAAATTCAAGGAGCTTTTGCACTGGGCTGTTATCAATATTCCCGGCAATAAGGTAGCCGATGGTCAGGTTCTGGCGGAATATATTGGATCAGTTGCCCAAGAGGGTCTAGGCCTGCTTCGTTATGTGTTCCTGGTGTTCAAGCAGACCGAAAAAATCACCACTGATGAACTATTGCCTAAAGG AATCCGAGATCTCCGCCGCGTTATTAAAACTCGTGACTACATTGCAAAGTATAATTTGGGTGCTCCAGTCGCGGGAAACTTCTTTGAAGCCCAATACGATGATTATGTTCCCATTCTCCAAGCCCAGTTGAAGTAA
- the LOC6648156 gene encoding protein D3, with amino-acid sequence MNDLVPDVVDVVPAGILQVIYPGSLAVNLGKELTPTQVKDKPTVTWESLVGENEDVSNQYYTLLMVDPDAPSRSEPTYREILHWAKINIPADAPKEGQVLAEYIGSGPPKGTGLHRYIFLLYQQRGKIQDSLYIGKTIREGRLNFSARKFAGKHGLGAPVAANFYVAQYDDYVPIRNKEFTG; translated from the exons ATGAATGACCTAGTGCCAGATGTTGTTGATGTGGTGCCCGCTGGCATATTACAAGTTATATATCCCGGTTCTCTAGCAGTGAATTTGGGCAAGGAACTGACACCCACCCAAGTGAAAGATAAACCAACAGTGACGTGGGAAAGTCTTGTGGGTGAGAATGAGGATGTGAGCAATCAGTACTATACTCTGCTTATGGTCGATCCGGATGCACCTAGCCGTAGTGAACCGACCTATCGTGAGATTTTGCATTGGGCTAAAATTAATATCCCAGCCGATGCTCCCAAAGAAGGGCAAGTGTTGGCCGAATATATAGGTTCAGGACCACCCAAAGGCACTGGATTGCACCGCTATATATTTCTATTGTATCAGCAACGGGGAAAAATTCAGGACTCACTATATATAGGAAAAAC TATTCGTGAGGGCCGACTGAATTTTAGCGCCAGGAAATTCGCGGGGAAACATGGATTGGGAGCGCCGGTTGCTGCCAACTTTTACGTGGCCCAGTATGATGACTATGTGCCGATCCGTAATAAAGAGTTCACTGGCTAG
- the LOC6648159 gene encoding protein D3 codes for MDSAGIIPDIIDVKPAAKATVSYPSGVQVELGKELTPTQVKDQPTVTWEADAASLYTLLLVDPDAPSRADPKFREILHWAVINIPGNKVADGHVLAKYIGSGPPEGTGLHRYVFLVFKQNEKIVTDKVITSGEGRLNIKTRDYIAKYNFGAPVAGNFYQAQYDDYVPNIHAQFK; via the exons ATGGACAGCGCTGGCATTATTCCCGACATTATCGATGTCAAACCCGCCGCTAAGGCTACGGTTTCGTATCCCTCCGGAGTTCAGGTGGAACTGGGCAAGGAATTGACACCCACACAGGTTAAGGATCAGCCCACGGTTACCTGGGAAGCTGATGCTGCTTCACTATACACTCTTTTGTTGGTTGACCCAGATGCACCAAGCCGTGCAGATCCCAAATTCCGAGAGATTTTACACTGGGCTGTGATCAATATTCCCGGCAATAAAGTAGCCGATGGGCATGTTCTGGCTAAATACATTGGATCTGGTCCACCAGAGGGCACTGGTCTGCATCGTTATGTGTTCTTGGTATTtaagcaaaacgaaaaaattgtCACAGACAAAGTTATAAC CTCTGGAGAGGGTCGCCTGAATATCAAAACGCGTGACTACATtgccaaatataattttggtGCTCCTGTCGCTGGCAACTTCTACCAGGCCCAGTACGATGACTATGTGCCTAATATCCATGCTCAGTTTAAGTGA
- the LOC6648158 gene encoding valacyclovir hydrolase — translation MLGRLRFGQRLHLLMARSAHTERKVQVPGTGVDLHIVESGNGPRSLLLMPGALGSAWTDFRPQIEQLPKLLPEHTIIAWDPPGYGKSVPPKREFGLEFFRNDAQAAVDLMKALNRPKFSILGWSDGGITALIVAGRHPEAVEKLAIWGAGAYLNAVEVKALKNIRDVAKWSPRMREPMEKVYGVERFAQLWAEWVDAATAFYDQRAGDFCRSEVEQVKAPTFILHGKKDPMIAAEHIPWLRERLTRARYHEFPEGKHNIHLRYAEEFNKLVADFFNDKAK, via the coding sequence ATGCTTGGTCGTCTGAGATTTGGACAACGGCTGCACCTCCTCATGGCCCGCTCCGCCCACACAGAGCGCAAAGTGCAAGTGCCGGGAACCGGCGTTGACTTGCATATTGTGGAAAGTGGCAACGGACCACGCAGTCTGTTGCTAATGCCCGGTGCTTTGGGCTCAGCCTGGACCGACTTTAGGCCACAAATCGAACAGCTGCCCAAACTATTGCCCGAACACACAATCATAGCCTGGGATCCACCGGGCTATGGCAAATCTGTGCCGCCTAAGCGTGAATTTGGTTTGGAATTCTTTCGTAATGATGCCCAGGCGGCTGTTGACTTGATGAAAGCACTCAATCGTCCCAAATTCTCGATACTTGGTTGGAGTGATGGCGGAATTACAGCTCTCATAGTAGCTGGACGCCATCCTGAGGCTGTGGAGAAGTTGGCCATTTGGGGAGCAGGCGCATATTTGAATGCCGTCGAAGTGAAGGCTCTCAAGAATATTCGCGATGTAGCCAAGTGGTCACCACGTATGCGAGAGCCCATGGAAAAGGTATATGGCGTAGAACGTTTCGCCCAGCTATGGGCGGAATGGGTAGACGCTGCCACTGCATTTTATGATCAACGAGCAGGAGACTTTTGTCGCTCCGAAGTCGAACAGGTGAAGGCGCCCACGTTTATTCTACATGGCAAGAAGGATCCCATGATAGCTGCCGAACATATTCCATGGCTGAGAGAGCGTCTAACTCGGGCAAGATATCACGAATTCCCCGAGGGCAAACACAATATACATTTGCGTTATGCCGAGGAGTTTAATAAACTGGTGGCTGACTTTTTCAATGATAAGGCTAAATGA
- the LOC6648155 gene encoding protein D3, whose protein sequence is MMHSTLIPLIVMTALTLADSLPTTNQSQSSAWLDSGLVPSIIDAAPLHKLNIHFSSGVDVDLGNELTPTQVKDKPEVSWPVDEDNKSWYTLLMIDPDAPSRVEPTYAQVFHWCIVNVPGNNVTAGQIVADYMSSGPPPDTDLHRYTFLIFKQAFNIITDQFIASNSRLGRTHFDARQFITKFSLGQPVAGNFYIAAYDDYVPIRNAGIVDW, encoded by the exons ATGATGCATTCAACTCTAATTCCATTGATTGTCATGACTGCTTTGACTTTGGCTGATAGCTTGCCAACTACGAATCAAAGTCAAAGCTCTGCTTGGCTTGATAGTGGACTCGTGCCGTCGATAATAGATGCTGCGCCATTGCATAAACTCAATATACACTTTTCTTCGGGAGTCGATGTTGATCTGGGCAATGAATTGACACCCACTCAGGTTAAGGATAAGCCTGAAGTAAGCTGGCCAGTTGACGAAGATAATAAGAGTTGGTATACCCTGCTAATGATTGATCCAGATGCCCCAAGTCGTGTTGAACCCACCTATGCTCAGGTCTTTCACTGGTGCATTGTCAATGTGCCTGGAAATAATGTAACCGCTGGCCAAATTGTGGCCGATTATATGAGTTCCGGTCCACCGCCAGATACGGATTTGCATCGTTATACATTTTTGATCTTTAAACAAGCATTTAACATTATCACGGATCAATTTATAGCCAGCAA CTCTCGTTTGGGCCGAACTCATTTCGATGCCCGTCAGTTTATTACAAAGTTCAGTTTGGGCCAGCCTGTTGCTGGTAATTTTTATATAGCTGCCTACGATGACTATGTTCCCATAAGAAATGCCGGAATAGTGGACTGGTAA